The following coding sequences are from one Eucalyptus grandis isolate ANBG69807.140 chromosome 11, ASM1654582v1, whole genome shotgun sequence window:
- the LOC104425231 gene encoding mitochondrial import receptor subunit TOM9-2, with protein MASTARKGGVSLPDKRNPRGGAGAGAAGSGIVSRISESPIVARGKRAAGDAAFVTKKLLKSTGKAAWIAGTTFLVLVVPLIIEMDREQQLNELDLQQASLLGTPAVGQK; from the coding sequence ATGGCGTCCACGGCGCGCAAAGGCGGGGTCTCCCTCCCCGACAAGCGGAACCCTAGGGGTGGCGCCGGCGCTGGCGCCGCCGGGAGCGGCATCGTCTCCAGAATCTCGGAGTCGCCGATCGTCGCCCGGGGGAAGCGGGCGGCCGGCGACGCGGCGTTCGTGACGAAGAAGCTCCTGAAGAGCACGGGGAAGGCGGCCTGGATCGCCGGCACGACCTTCCTCGTCCTCGTCGTCCCCCTCATCATCGAGATGGACCGCGAGCAGCAGCTCAACGAGCTCGATCTCCAGCAGGCCAGCCTCCTCGGCACCCCTGCCGTCGGGCAGAAATGA